The Phaeodactylum tricornutum CCAP 1055/1 chromosome 8, whole genome shotgun sequence DNA segment CTCATGTGGAAGGACCGGAAGTGGTGGTCCTGGCGAACTCCAACGTGGCTGGTGATGCCCATGGGGTGTCGGAGGTGTGACAACTTCCTGGCTCGCGTGGTACAAAGCTCCCATGCCAGATCCATGCTGAGGCGGCGGACCGTGCTGTTCGTACCCAGTCGAGCTCTGAGAATGAGTTTGTCGAGAGTAGTGCATGTCATTGTGGCGACGCGCACAAGCTTCTTCGTGCGCGCAGGCTTCTTCGTAACTCAGGAAAGTGGCAACGTTGCAGAAATCGCAAGCCCAACGGCGAGGACGAGAATAGTCACTACCTCCTTCAGTGTGCGATGGAGGGACATGGTTCCTGTACGGTTGGTTGTATTCGACCTCTTGATACGATGGTGCACGATAAACACCAGCATACTGCTGACGTTTGGGATAGATCGGAGGTGCTCCGAAACTCTCTGAAGCAGGTCGGTTTCGTCCTTGGCTATCGGGAGTAAGAACTGGAGGTCCTTGGTGTCTTTTCTCCGTTGCGTATAGTTCCTCTACATGGcgatggtggtggtggcgatcAACCGCCGACAGTGGAATCGGCTGCTTGTCATCGTAAGGCCGTTCCGAAGCTGGTACAAGTACGTGCTTCGGGTAAGATGCAGGTGAGTCCTGATGCATTTCTCCGTAATACATCTTTTCTTTCTTAGCATATGAATTAAATCCGGTGTCGTTTTGACCAGGTGACTCAGGGTCGCGTTCAGCAAACTTGCGCTTTAGCGAGGAATCAGCCGTGCCATCCCGAGAGGAGTCTCCGTTATCTGCCCCCCTCCCATGGTCAAAGAGTTGGGGTTTATTCTGGGCTGAAGAGGTAGATGAAAGTATCACAGGATGAGATGAATGCCCCAATGGAAAGAGAACGAAGCCACGACTTTGACTTACCATCCAGGGGCTCTTCAGCAGACATCATGTTATATTTTTTTCTATTCACGCGATGTCGTCACTTGACTCGCTCTTTCTTACAAAGGGGCACTGGTTCTTATCACCAGCTCGACAAATTGCTGTCTGCACACCTTTCAAATTGTGAACGAATGAAACCAGCGATCAATGCTCGACTCTTGTGGCCGACTCTTGTCAACTTACGCCGAAAAAAGGCAGATCCTCTCCATCAAATTGTGGCGAATGAAATATTCCACGCAACGCTGAGGCCGATCATGTCCGGTCGAGAATTAAATCAATTTTCAAAACTCAACGGATCTCTGGGTCATTTCATTTATGAAGTTTCCTTCGATAGCGTCTGATCGACTTCTCCGCGACATTCGTTTTTAAATAATATTAGGTACGGAAATGGATCAAAAGTTTGTTGGGAACGTCTGGCGAAGCACAAAACGGAAGCTCACCTTCATTTTTTAGAGCTGCCTTCAGTGCGTGAAGATTGGCACATCCAACCCAATTAGCCTATGAAGCCAAAATTGTCTTTGACTCCCGCAGCGGGAAGAGAATTTTAGTCGTTTCAGTGTCGGTCACGTAGGGCACGGTCGCTAGAAATCGCTGATTCCTATTCTCTAGGTTCCACCTTGCTGTTCGTCTTTCTCCTGCTCCACGATGAACTCGGTTGACAAGACGAGATTGGCCAAGCGACTTGCTAATCAACCCCATCCATCTTTGTAgaaaagaatttgaaaagcATTTTCATTTGTCATACTGGTGGCTCATGCTGCAAAAATTTAGACATCCAAAATGATGCATTAGAAAATATGTCCATGTGTTTCTTTATTTTCAGCTTATCTCGCGGCGATGATCAGTAGAGCATTCTACGCATAAGACAGGTACTCCTCGTGATCTCCACGAATATAGAAAGAGGACAGTCTTTTCTATTGCGAGTATGGAAGTATGGCATCTCCCTGTCCGAATTCCGACACGAAAGAAAAATGTACTTTCCACTCATGGTCCTTATCCTGTCGTTCATATACCGTTTCTCGATAGTGGTCGATACTGGCAGGGAATTTGTTCTTGCGTTCGTTTCCTGAGTGATCCCAAATATCCTAGGTGTGCGATCAAggcaaagaaaatgaagaagagaatCTGTTAGTGTGATATCAATTCACGTGCCTCACATTTCCTGTACTGTCGAAACGATCGCTGCGTTTCGAGACGCTGATAGCAATAATCCCGGTATGTATCGGGGCCGGCGGGAAAGACATTCTTACGCTGCACCCAAGTGTGGTCGTAAATTGTCTGCACATAGTCGTAACAGTAGCAAAAGTGTACCAAAGTGATGGTCAGACGTGGGTGGATCCAAAAATACGACGTCCGTCAACAAACCACAACAAGAAAGACCGACACCGTTTCACAGCCGATTAATCTGCATTTCACACGTGTTGACAACGTACCTTGTTGGTGACAAGGAAGTCTTCCATACGATTATCGTATATGTCGGCGTAACTTGCCAAACGTCGGCAGTAATCCCATTGTGCGGATCCTAAATAGTGCGAATCCTGCGGTACCCGACCATCGTCAACTTTACCCTCTCCGCCAGACACGGCTGCTTCTTCCGCATGTTGTTGACGTGCACTCTGATCCGGTAAAACGCTGGGTGAATTGGTCCAAGAGGACCAGACTGCTTCCGCTTGCAATTCAAAAAGCGGAAAGGGGATGACCGAATGGGGCAATCCTACGAAGCACAGGTTTGGGTACGTGGCATGCCACAGTTGCTCAAACAAGGGTTTGACTCGCCGTGTTCCAATTGTAGCGTCGAAATCCAGATTGGACGTGGACTCGCTAATAAAAGGAAAATTGTAGTCGTACCCCGTACAAAAGATAATGGTATCGACCTTTTTCGCAACGAAATCAGTGCGAGCGAACGTAACGGCACCGTCTTCCCGTACCCTAACCGTTGGCGGCACCCAGGTAACGTTAAACTCGGTGATGGGAGCGTCGTCGGGCGCCGTTGAATCGGACAAGAAAACGTGGCGACAAACTCCGGACAGTTCCCTAGCAATATCCGATCCACTCGCTCGTCCACCAACGCAAAGCACCGTTTGTCCCCGAAAGGCGTCGGGGTTATCGTAGGCCATGGCGTGTAGAGTTTGTCCCCGAAAGTATTGTTCCAATCCATCCAAAGCAGGAATCGCCGGTACTCCGTAGTGTCCGTTGCATACAAAGACTCCATCAAACGCTTCGCTACACTCTTTTCCGTCGGTATCTGTAGTGAGTTCGACACGTGGCAACGGTTCTTCCCGAGTCGAAAGCCGGCTTTGCGAAATATATTCCACGGTATCCCCAACCCGATCGGAGAGGATCCGTAGATGCGTGACACGTGTGCGGTAGCGAATGAATGGTTCCAACTTGAAACGATCGCGGTAATGATGTAGGTAGTCCAGTACTTGACGGTGTGTTACAAAACTTGCATTGGGCTCCAAATTAGGCCAGGGTAGTTCCCGAAACGCCATGATTTCTTTGGGCAAGTTGGTCCGTAAGTGACGATACATGGGTTTGGTAGCTGCCGTCTCGTCTCGGTAATTCCATACGCCACCCATTGCATCTCCTTGTTCCAATACAACGGGACGAACCTTTCCGCCACTTTGGCGGTGTACGACACGTGCCGCCGCTAGCCCTGCTGCTCCTCCCCCAAGGATTGCAATTTTGGGAGCGGCCAGCGACATGAttggtgctgatgatgatgacgttGACGACATGTACAAACAGCGAGGAGGAGATCGCACGACGAGGCTCACTGTGGTACCCAAACGCAGCGACACCAGCATGCAAAAGCACACGCAATGGACCAGTTTGTGAGAGGCTAGGTGTGACGATCGGAcgtttgcttttcttttgtaatAACTAAGAACACTACTTTTCATCAAGAGGAACAAGCTTGGACAGGACTTGAAATATCTGTAGGTGTCAATGGAACGAGAAGTACCTGTACTGGAACAGCAGGCCAATTGATTCAGTCTTCCGATTAGAATGAAGAGGGGAAGGTCTGGGACGACAGAAATTCCAAAGCGCTCCTACCtacgctgactgtgaaaagctGCATCACACGAGTCCAGGACCATTTTATCCGTAATTCGTCAAAATCCGGGTTTTACCCATCATATGGAAGGTTATCGTAAAAGCTAAAACTGTAACCTGTTTCCGACATCGAGACCGGGGCGAATCTGTGCATCTTCCGCATTGGTAGACGCAAAGTCCAATTTAAAAATTATTGTGCATTGAACTACATGTTTTTTTCATCATTTGCAGTTCAGATAAATCAATCGACCTTTGCCTGCCACCTGAAACAAGCGCTCTCGGGACAAATGACTGGAATGTCCTGCCAGGGGAAGAGCATTGTCCCAAACTCCACAAAAGATAGCTACTTCTTGGATCCCAAGTGAACGTCAACCTCCTCAAATGGATCGTACATGAGTGATTCCACGTACTTTCCCATATCCACCGGTCTCTGCTCGGTTGCTACTCCCGTTTCGTGCGCCTGATTGGCAACGGCGATTGCAATGTTTTTCGAAACCTGTCTGATCCGAGACAGTGGAGGATACATGCAACCGACGTCCAACTCTTCGGGACCTACTTCCGCCGCCAACGTTTCCGCTGCCAACAGCATATCGTAATTTGTAATGCGAGTAGATCCGGCCGCCAATACGCCAAGCCCAATGCCCGGGAAAATGTATGCGTTGTTGCCCTGCCCCGGGACACGTTGGCGCCCATCCTGCAACGTCACCGGATCAAATGGACTGCCGCTGCAAAAAATTGCACGCCCATCGGTCCATTCATAGGCTTCTTGCGCCGTGCATTCCGCCTTGGACGTAGGATTGCTCAACGCAAAAATGACCGGAATTTTGTTGTGGGCAGCCATGTTTTCGCAAATTTCTTTCGTAAACGAATTCGGAATGGCGGATACACCGATCAATCCGGTAGGCTTGAGCATGTCGATTGCTGCTAACAAGTTTGGGCAGTCGTCCACATCGTGCGCAAAATCGACCTTGTGGTGCTGTAGGCTATCCAAACGCGATTTGGTCACCAAACCCTTCGAATCGACGAGAAAGATCTTCTTCCGAGCTTGTTCAATTGGTAAGTGGCCCTTCTCGGCAATGGCGAGCGCCAATAGTTCAGCAATACCGGTCCCGGCTTCCCCCGCGCcggcaaacaaaaaaatGTGATCAATCAAGTCTTTGCCAGTGAGTCGGTTGGAAGCAAGCAAACCGGCCAGAGCCACGGCTGCCGTTCCTTGAATATCGTCATTGAAAGTGCAGGCCTTGTCTTGCCACGCACTTAGTAGCCGGAAGGCGTTCAAGTTACCAAAGTCCTCGAATTGAATCATCACATTGGCTCCGAATTTGTTCTGAGCAGCTTCAAAGAACTCGGCAATCAAATCATCGTAGGCTTGCCCTCGCTCCCGAGGCCGTCGAAGACCGAGGTAGTACGGATCGTTCAGATTTTCCTCGTTGTTGGTGCCCACGTCAATGTGTACCGGCAAGACCTTGGCCGGATCGATGCCACCGCAGGCCGTGTACAGGGCCAATTTCCCAATGGGAATACCCATACCGTTGACACCGAGATCACCCAATCCTAGAATCCGTTCACCATCCGTGACAACAATTGTAGTAATCTTGGAGGTAAACCAATTGTCGAGGAGTGTACGAATCTTGCCCGAATCTTCTAGCGAAAAGTACATGCCGCGAAGCGTACCCCGATAAATGGCCGAAAAGTTCTGACATGCTTCACCGACGGTGGGTGTGTAGACCAACGGCATGACTTCGGACGTGTACTTGCAAAGAATAGCATAAAAGAGACGTTCCGAGACATCCTGAATGTTGTGCAGATAAATGTACTTTTCCAGTGGCGATTCTTTGGACCGCATTTGCAACATGCATCGTTCGACGTCGAGTTCGAGTGGGAGAAAGGCAGCGGGTACCAAGCCTCGAATCCCCAAGCCTTCCCGTTCGGAAATCGGAGTGGATACCCCAGAATATCGAATAGTATCGCGAACGACTTCGACGCCCGTAACGGGAAGTCGTGACACCATCTTTTCGCGTGGGGGACGAGCACGGACGGAAGTAGTCaccaccatggcgacgaTGGTTAGGATGCAGAAGTATGTTCTAGAAATGGTGGGACGGCTTTTATGAGAAGCAGAACGGGGTGGATTGGAAAGTATGGCTGCAACAGTGAAGATCCAAGAGGTCAAACCCCCTAGCGGGTATTTTCGCCGATTCGGGGTTCGCATTGCAGGATCAGGATCGTACAAGaacttcttttcgtcgtcgtctgctGCTTGGCGAAAAGCGTAATCTACTACGTACAGGGCACGCTCTTTCTATTCATAATCAGTCAGTGTGAAGTACGTTCTTCGTAGGAATTGCGGGACACAACGTAGCGAAACAGATGCAGAACCCGAACTCCTCGACTTTGGAAACAGTTACCAACGAAAATCGTTGATGTGGATCGAACGAAACCTGCCGCGAACGACATAACAGGAACTGTACAAGTTGGATTTCACGCGGTCAGTGTCAAGGAAAGGCTTTTGGTTCGAAAACCGGCTCTCCGCCATTTGGCGCGCGTACTACTCTATCAACGTAGAAAGAAAGAGGTTTTCGGATGCAGTACAGACACTCGTGTGGTTCCCGCGTAAGAAAGTCAGTCTCATGAGACATCCGATACGGACGCTTTAGTAACTGCAAGACCCGGACGGCCGTGAGAACTGCGTCGAAAATAGTGCCTTGCCCTGACCATGACAATCAGGGCGCCGTTGCGGACAGTGATTTGTTGGCTGATAAAATCTGTGTGTGGATGTGCGTAACGGCACTCCTGCCGAAAATAATGCAATCCACAACACCCAAATGTCTGCATCGGTAAGCGATCCTCTTGCGACACACGGAATGCTCGTGTTGAGTATCCTCTCGGCGGCAGCACTTGTCGGAAGTGTGTTTTACATATTTTACCCCGCTGTGGAGGTGTTTCGACGGGGTGCCCGAGGCAAGGACACCCTAGACGTTCTACAAAATGCGGAACGAGTTTCTGCAACGAACCCACCATTGATTTCTATCATTATACCTGCCTATAATGAAGAAGAGAGAATCACGATTATGCTGCAAGAAGCCTTCGACTATCTATCCTTGAAATCCTGCCCGGCGTTGGAATCTCTGAGGCAGGCGGTTCGTCACTACAATTCGCTCGCCACCGTCGATTCGCGAACAATCGAATGGATTGTTGTCAACGACGGTTCGACTGATCAAACATGCCAAGTCTACGAATCGTTTGTAAGGAATATTCCGAAACAACAAACACCCATGACTTGGAAGTGTCTCAGTCTAGCTCGCAACTCTGGCAAAGGGGCGGCCGTCCAGGCCGGCATGCTCCGGGCGAAGGGATTGTTTCGTCTCATGGTTGATGCTGACGGCGCGACGTCGTTTAGACCGGGTTTAGAAGCCGTCACTGCTTCGTTGCAAGGAACACAAGCGCCCATCGTGTTTGGGAGTCGCGCACACTTGGAGCAAACGGTCCAACGCAGTTTCGTGCGTACAACCTTGATGAAAGGCTTTCACATCCTCGTTGAATGGCTTGTTGGAGCTCACGAAATTCGGGATACTCAGTGTGGCTTCAAGATCTTTCGAGACGATGCCGCTGCCGTTCTGTTTGAGACCTTGCATTTACAACGCTGGGCCTTTGATACGGAACTCGTCTTTGTCGCGCATCGACTCCAATTGCCCATGCAAGAAGTGGCTGTACCCTGGCACGAGGTAGAAGGCAGCAAACTGCATACCAGTGCGTTTTCGCTCATTGTGGTCGCGGTTCAGATGCTGCGCGATATGCTCTGCGTGCGGCTCTGCTATACGTTCGGACTCTGGAAGGTTGTAACCTTACAACCAGCCTCGAAAGAGGACTGAGCTGTCGAGAGATAAGCAAGGATTTTCTTTTCACACATCCGGACAACTGAATGAAAACATTTCCATCGTTGAAAGTAACACATATAGGAAAAATGTTGCTAGTACGGCAGCAGAGCAAGGATAAGCAGCTTTATCTAATAGACGCACAATGCAACAAAGAGCGCAGGAATATTGGGACGAGCTGGAAATCACACATAGTCTTGGCATGGTTCCAACATCAGGTGATGTGTGTCCAAGCTTTCTTGGACAATCTGTCAAAATTCCGCGAAATGGAACGCATTAATGTGTCTTTCACAGGTACAATCAATGCCCTATCAATATCCTCTCTACACGAACCTCACGTTGTATTATACCGAGGTTACTACTATTTTAAATGTAAAAAAATAATCCATCTACGAAAATTTGGAAGCGGGTACATCATAGTACATACAGAAAACATACTACTCAAAATGAGCCGGCCGCTCTCTTTGGAGCCATAGAATACGGGCGTCATTTGCCCGTCGACGAACAGCATTTTACCAAGTTTTGCTTTGCTTTAACCCCATTTGGCAAAGATAGATCCCTCCTCCACGTCGGAAATGTTGGCCTTGTTGTCCTGCTGCGGACTGTCCAAGTATCGCAACTGGTCGCGaacgcaacaacaaggtAGCAAATACAAAGTCAACATCCACTGTGCGAAAAAAAGAACTGGTCCAACCACAAAAACAACGAGAATTGACATAATCAAAGCCTCCTGCCAATCGGTCTGCCATTCCAATGCACGATAGATTGCGTCATCGTTCATCTCGGCGCTGCTGCTCGTTTTGTTTGGGTTGCCAATATCCAAGAATGCGTGGATGATTGTCCACAACAAGTATGAACAGTCAAAGGGCAGTACCAGTCCCCACCAGTGCATCCATCGAATGGGGATGCGATTCACCCAGACGCCATCGAAAAAGATGAGCATCAAAACACCGCCATGCGGGGCCAAATTGGCAAACCGAATGGGAATATCCGGTGTATACTCGGCCCACCAGTACAAGACTGTCACGATCATTTCACCGTGAGTGGCGAGGACGTAAAAAATCCAAGTCGCTTTGATTCGGCCAGTAGCACGTTCCGGGGGTTGAGGAGTGCGGCTGGCGAGAATCGTGTTGAAGAAGCTCAATGTCATGTAGAGAGATGAGGCTAGCAGAGACCAGCTAGTCACATATGCTAGATAGAAATCGGGGTTGCCAGTCTCGGTCCATGTATAAAGCAAGGTTCCAATTGTCAATCCAGTTGCCAGGGTCTTCCACAAGATAACGCGTTTCCCTTCGGGAGCAAACGATTCAGGAATGTCGAGTTTTCGACTAGATCCTGAGTCTGCAACGAGAAACCAGTCTTGACAAGGATGGATTTCGGCTTTAAACCTGACACAGCAGGATGTACGGTCACGACGTGTACCGCTTTCTAACGAATTATCCTTTCGGTTGTTCCTATGGCTACTCTTCCCATAGTAACCGCCCCAAAAGCTAGTCTCCTCGTTTTCTTCGCACTTCTTCTTCATATTGTTTCGCTAACAGAGAAGTGATCGATGGAACGAGGTGTTCTCTAACTCTTCTGCCGCGATAGCCGACAAAGAAGTATCCGGAAGCTGACGTGTGAGTCGAGTGTGCATCCAGGACGAGCCAGCGAAAAAGCGGTGTTAAGGGGACGGAGAAGGAGCCGTTGGAAGTACCTCGCATCATTTCTTGGTAGCGCGAAGAGCTCGAAGGCTTAAAACGTCTGGGGTAACTTGGCGGGTTGCCACCATGGTGTACACTATTCGGAGTCGCAATTGATTTTCGGTTAATTGATGGCCTAAGAGCCTGTGAGGATATATTCACAAACGACGTCCCAATCCTTGTCCTTTTATATATAAAGGCTGTCGTGATATTTCGAAAAATACTTCCACTAGAGTCGTCGCCAACTATGAGTGGAAGCCTTTTACCTGTTTTACGAATCGTACTTTGATTCGCAATTTCGTCGGTATACTTCGAAACAAAAATCCTCAAAAACTGTGGTGCCATATGAACATTATCGTCAATGTACATCCCTATTTACATAAAGGAGATGAATTGTGTATCCAGCTGAACCTCTTTTAATCCAAGAGGCCTCACAATCTACCCAGCCCTTCGTCAAAGATGAATTTACACATCAGAATCTCCTGTGTTATCGGGTTCCACATTATCATTGTTTTGTATGTAGCGTAATCGTAAGCGGTTGTCTCCGCAGAGAAATCTGTACATAGTTAAACGCCGTTGCAGAAAAAAGAAGATAGGACCAATGACAAACACAAGAACGGTCAATACCAAAGCCATTTCCCAGTCGTCTTCCCACTGCAAAACTTGGTAAATAGCGTCGTCGTTGGAACTCGGATCTTGATCACTCTGGTTTGGATTGCCAACATCAAAAACAAAGTGCAATACTGTCCAGAGCAGATAAATCAAATCGTAGGGAACGATCAAATACCAATAATGGATCCAACGGACGGGTATACGATTGATTAAAATCCCGTCTACCAGTATCAGAACTGCCACTAGACCGTGTGGAGCCAGCGAATCAAAGTTTACCTCGAGCTCACGTGTGTACTCGGCCGACCAGAAGAAGATCGTTACCAAGGGCTCGGCGTGTGAAGCAATAACATAAGAAATCCACGTCAATGCAGTAATGGTTCCAATTCTTTGTCGTTCACCCGGATGCTGACGGTGAGATACACAGCATGAGTTGAATAGACTTAAGATAACATATA contains these protein-coding regions:
- a CDS encoding predicted protein yields the protein MSASVSDPLATHGMLVLSILSAAALVGSVFYIFYPAVEVFRRGARGKDTLDVLQNAERVSATNPPLISIIIPAYNEEERITIMLQEAFDYLSLKSCPALESLRQAVRHYNSLATVDSRTIEWIVVNDGSTDQTCQVYESFVRNIPKQQTPMTWKCLSLARNSGKGAAVQAGMLRAKGLFRLMVDADGATSFRPGLEAVTASLQGTQAPIVFGSRAHLEQTVQRSFVRTTLMKGFHILVEWLVGAHEIRDTQCGFKIFRDDAAAVLFETLHLQRWAFDTELVFVAHRLQLPMQEVAVPWHEVEGSKLHTSAFSLIVVAVQMLRDMLCVRLCYTFGLWKVVTLQPASKED
- a CDS encoding predicted protein, whose protein sequence is MNQRENRDKETFVYEQPTLTRDTREKRQEGCCSGCRQTFFGLREFGSDSSNPQQLDLHATFAPRGVLIFIWKAIVAIFVIATFVYTLVDSQYRGFYFAYVTNWSLLVSCVYVILSLFNSCCVSHRQHPGERQRIGTITALTWISYVIASHAEPLVTIFFWSAEYTRELEVNFDSLAPHGLVAVLILVDGILINRIPVRWIHYWYLIVPYDLIYLLWTVLHFVFDVGNPNQSDQDPSSNDDAIYQVLQWEDDWEMALVLTVLVFVIGPIFFFLQRRLTMYRFLCGDNRLRLRYIQNNDNVEPDNTGDSDV
- a CDS encoding predicted protein, translating into MMSAEEPLDAQNKPQLFDHGRGADNGDSSRDGTADSSLKRKFAERDPESPGQNDTGFNSYAKKEKMYYGEMHQDSPASYPKHVLVPASERPYDDKQPIPLSAVDRHHHHRHVEELYATEKRHQGPPVLTPDSQGRNRPASESFGAPPIYPKRQQYAGVYRAPSYQEVEYNQPYRNHVPPSHTEGGSDYSRPRRWACDFCNVATFLSYEEACAHEEACARRHNDMHYSRQTHSQSSTGYEQHGPPPQHGSGMGALYHASQEVVTPPTPHGHHQPRWSSPGPPLPVLPHEQGYYRQGYYDQREDQAYYGGNHPDPYYYQQRHPMQTQYGYPPHHHQPPPPMPMARQRRMLLAMPSDVDSLSDRQCYVRSEMLEIFAASEKDVAARHSKGAQKLQSGQVGIRCVHCAHLRPRDRAERAVCYPSSISRIYQTVADMQRFHFEQCQQIPEHVRRIYAKLKTTRPRGVGSPQTYWVQSAKSMGLADTEGGIRFESEFAKEQAYLGASEKRLTSDVSIGTL
- a CDS encoding predicted protein; its protein translation is MSLAAPKIAILGGGAAGLAAARVVHRQSGGKVRPVVLEQGDAMGGVWNYRDETAATKPMYRHLRTNLPKEIMAFRELPWPNLEPNASFVTHRQVLDYLHHYRDRFKLEPFIRYRTRVTHLRILSDRVGDTVEYISQSRLSTREEPLPRVELTTDTDGKECSEAFDGVFVCNGHYGVPAIPALDGLEQYFRGQTLHAMAYDNPDAFRGQTVLCVGGRASGSDIARELSGVCRHVFLSDSTAPDDAPITEFNVTWVPPTVRVREDGAVTFARTDFVAKKVDTIIFCTGYDYNFPFISESTSNLDFDATIGTRRVKPLFEQLWHATYPNLCFVGLPHSVIPFPLFELQAEAVWSSWTNSPSVLPDQSARQQHAEEAAVSGGEGKVDDGRVPQDSHYLGSAQWDYCRRLASYADIYDNRMEDFLVTNKTIYDHTWVQRKNVFPAGPDTYRDYCYQRLETQRSFRQYRKCEARELISH
- a CDS encoding predicted protein (This gene is involved in malate metabolism. Neuronal networks by SignalP weakly indicate the presence of a signal peptide encoded at the 5'end of the gene. However, there is no clear evidence for a transit peptide because the cleavage site is unusual (SAS-HK) and the putative transit peptide has not enough Serine.); this translates as MVSRLPVTGVEVVRDTIRYSGVSTPISEREGLGIRGLVPAAFLPLELDVERCMLQMRSKESPLEKYIYLHNIQDVSERLFYAILCKYTSEVMPLVYTPTVGEACQNFSAIYRGTLRGMYFSLEDSGKIRTLLDNWFTSKITTIVVTDGERILGLGDLGVNGMGIPIGKLALYTACGGIDPAKVLPVHIDVGTNNEENLNDPYYLGLRRPRERGQAYDDLIAEFFEAAQNKFGANVMIQFEDFGNLNAFRLLSAWQDKACTFNDDIQGTAAVALAGLLASNRLTGKDLIDHIFLFAGAGEAGTGIAELLALAIAEKGHLPIEQARKKIFLVDSKGLVTKSRLDSLQHHKVDFAHDVDDCPNLLAAIDMLKPTGLIGVSAIPNSFTKEICENMAAHNKIPVIFALSNPTSKAECTAQEAYEWTDGRAIFCSGSPFDPVTLQDGRQRVPGQGNNAYIFPGIGLGVLAAGSTRITNYDMLLAAETLAAEVGPEELDVGCMYPPLSRIRQVSKNIAIAVANQAHETGVATEQRPVDMGKYVESLMYDPFEEVDVHLGSKK
- a CDS encoding predicted protein; this encodes MKKKCEENEETSFWGGYYGKSSHRNNRKDNSLESGTRRDRTSCCVRFKAEIHPCQDWFLVADSGSSRKLDIPESFAPEGKRVILWKTLATGLTIGTLLYTWTETGNPDFYLAYVTSWSLLASSLYMTLSFFNTILASRTPQPPERATGRIKATWIFYVLATHGEMIVTVLYWWAEYTPDIPIRFANLAPHGGVLMLIFFDGVWVNRIPIRWMHWWGLVLPFDCSYLLWTIIHAFLDIGNPNKTSSSAEMNDDAIYRALEWQTDWQEALIMSILVVFVVGPVLFFAQWMLTLYLLPCCCVRDQLRYLDSPQQDNKANISDVEEGSIFAKWG